A DNA window from Pleurodeles waltl isolate 20211129_DDA chromosome 12, aPleWal1.hap1.20221129, whole genome shotgun sequence contains the following coding sequences:
- the GABARAPL2 gene encoding gamma-aminobutyric acid receptor-associated protein-like 2: protein MKWMFKEDHSLEHRCIEAAKIRAKYPDRVPVIVEKVSGSQIVDIDKRKYLVPSDITVAQFMWIIRKRIQLPSEKAIFLFVDKTVPQSSLTMGQLYEKERDEDGFLYVAYSGENTFGLTELTP from the exons ATGAAGTGGATGTTTAAGGAGGACCACTCTCTCG AACACAGATGTATAGAAGCTGCAAAAATTAGAGCAAAGTATCCAGACCGAGTTCCG GTTATAGTAGAGAAGGTTTCTGGCTCACAGATTGTAGACATTGATAAGCGAAAGTACCTTGTTCCTTCGGACATTACTGTGGCGCAGTTTATGTGGATTATCAGGAAACGGATCCAGTTACCTTCAGAGAAAGCAATCTTCCTCTTTGTGGACAAGACTGTCCCACAGTCTAG CTTAACCATGGGACAGTTGTACGAGAAGGAACGAGATGAAGATGGGTTTTTGTATGTGGCCTACAGTGGAGAGAACACGTTCGGCCTCACAGAACTGACGCCTTGA